The proteins below come from a single Corylus avellana chromosome ca3, CavTom2PMs-1.0 genomic window:
- the LOC132174161 gene encoding glutamate dehydrogenase 2-like, which produces MEGEFDLGGSLGREAATGLGVVFATEALLAEYGKSITDTKFALQGFGNVGSWAAKFIHEKGGKVVAVSDITGAIKNPNGIDIPALLKHREITGTLKDFQGADFMDPNDLLVHECDVLIPCALGGVLNKENAADIKAKFIIEGANHPTDPEADEILSKKGVVILPDIYANSGGVTVSYFEWVQNIQGFMWEEEEVNFELKKYMTKAFHEIKAMCKLHDCNLRMGAFSLGVNRVARATLLRGWGA; this is translated from the exons ATGGAGGGTGAGTTC GATCTTGGGGGTTCATTGGGAAGGGAGGCTGCAACAGGACTCGGAGTGGTTTTTGCAACAGAGGCTTTACTTGCCGAGTATGGGAAGTCAATTACTGATACGAAGTTTGCTCTACAG GGTTTTGGAAATGTGGGTTCCTGGGCGGCCAAATTTATTCATGAAAAGGGAGGCAAGGTCGTTGCTGTTAGTGACATCACAGGTGCAATTAAAAACCCAAATGGAATTGATATCCCAGCTCTGCTGAAACACAGGGAGATCACTGGAACTCTCAAGGATTTCCAAGGCGCAGATTTTATGGACCCAAATGACTTGCTTGTTCATGAATGTGATGTTCTCATCCCATGCGCCTTGGGTGGAGTTCTCAACAA GGAAAATGCTGCTGACATTAAGGCAAAATTCATAATAGAAGGTGCAAACCATCCCACTGATCCAGAAGCAGATGAG ATCTTATCTAAGAAAGGAGTTGTTATACTCCCTGACATATATGCAAACTCTGGTGGTGTGACTGTGAGCTACTTTGAATGGGTACAG AACATTCAAGGATTCATGTGGGAAGAAGAGGAAGTGAACTTTGAGCTTAAGAAGTACATGACAAAGGCTTTCCATGAAATCAAGGCAATGTGTAAACTTCATGACTGCAACCTGCGAATGGGTGCCTTCAGTTTGGGCGTCAACCGGGTTGCACGTGCTACCCTCTTGAGGGGTTGGGGAGCATGA
- the LOC132174162 gene encoding uncharacterized protein LOC132174162 yields the protein MGFDNHWVHLVMQCVRTVSYSIIVNGSPVGNFHPSRGIRQGDPISPYLFLLCAEVLSHQLHQAEDSGLLKGVPTSFKGMQINHLFFADDSLLFCKATEHEWSILSEILWRYEQASGQRLNNDKTSIFFSRNTTIETRSHIVNIVGVPTAQRFDTYLGLPTLVGRSRIREFQGLIDRVRRKVFDRKTKFLSLAGKEVLLKAIVQAIPTYSMSIFLLPKELCKETNKMMQKFWWGHKENENKVHWMSWERLGRAKSQGGMGFRDLICFNKALLVKQCWRLLKDPDSLAAKIIRAKYYPWGDLLSATVGSRPSYAWRSIISGRDLLKEGLIWRIGNGQSVAIWGDKWIPQPSTYVIQTHCRNLSPDAKVEELIDANPVRWKKDLIQGMYNQPDRLIWRASPTGMFTVRSAYHLEDERFDAAKVEQIMKRLSWEELESFVMTANRIWKRRNEVIHGGSFSHPTSVVNEANELLQSFHRANVSVQHEDIPIQQTMKWQNPPSEVYKVNWDVAILVPSN from the exons ATGGGTTTTGACAACCATTGGGTTCATTTAGTCATGCAGTGTGTTAGAACGGTTTCCTATTCCATCATTGTAAATGGCTCTCCTGTGGGTAATTTTCATCCTTCAAGGGGGATTAGGCAAGGGGACCCCATATCCCCTTACCTTTTTCTCCTTTGTGCGGAGGTTCTGAGTCATCAATTACATCAGGCCGAGGATTCAGGTTTGCTTAAGGGAGTTCCTACCTCTTTTAAGGGAATGCAAatcaaccatttattttttgctgacgATAGTCTGTTGTTTTGTAAGGCTACCGAACATGAGTGGAGTATTTTATCAGAGATTTTATGGAGGTATGAACAAGCTTCAGGGCAAAGGTTGAATAATGACAAAACATCAATCTTTTTTAGTCGTAATACCACGATAGAGACTCGTAGCCACATTGTTAATATAGTGGGAGTCCCAACAGCCCAACGTTTTGACACATATCTTGGTCTCCCAACCCTTGTGGGCCGATCACGTATCAGGGAATTTCAAGGATTGATTGATAGAGTTAGAAGAAAGGTCTTTGATCGGAAGACAAAATTTCTATCTTTGGCGGGTAAAGAGGTCCTCTTAAAAGCTATTGTGCAGGCGATTCCTACATATAGCATGAGCATTTTCCTTCTTCCCAAAGAATTATGTAAGGAGACGAACAAAATGATgcagaagttttggtgggggcataaggagaACGAGAACAAGGTGCATTGGATGAGCTGGGAGAGGCTTGGCCGAGCTAAATCACAAGGAGGTATGGGTTTCCGTGATCTTATTTGTTTCAATAAAGCCCTTTTGGTAAAACAATGTTGGAGGCTTTTGAAAGATCCAGACAGTTTGGCGGCAAAAATAATTAGAGCAAAGTATTATCCATGGGGGGATTTGTTGTCGGCAACAGTGGGGAGTCGACCTTCTTATGCATGGCGTAGTATAATTTCGGGAAGAGATCTTCTTAAGGAGGGGCTCATTTGGCGTATTGGAAATGGGCAATCGGTAGCTATATGGGGTGATAAATGGATACCCCAGCCTTCTACGTATGTGATTCAAACCCATTGTCGAAATTTATCTCCTGATGCCAAAGTAGAGGAATTGATTGATGCAAATCCGGTTAGGTGGAAGAAGGACCTTATACAGGGGATGTATAATCAGCCGGATAGGCTTATTTGGCGTGCTTCTCCAACTGGGATGTTTACTGTGAGGAGCGCGTATCATTTGGAGGACGAGAGATTCGATGCAGCAAAAG TGGAACaaattatgaagaggttgagCTGGGAGGAGTTGGAAAGTTTTGTAATGACAGCAAATCGAATTTGGAAGAGGCGTAATGAAGTAATTCATGGGGGGAGTTTTTCTCATCCTACATCTGTGGTTAATGAAGCAAATGAATTGCTCCAGTCTTTTCACCGTGCAAATGTGTCAGTACAGCATGAAGATATACCAATTCAACAGACCATGAAATGGCAGAATCCACCTTCAGAAGTTTACAAGGTTAATTGGGACGTTGCCATATTAGTTCCAAGTAACTGA
- the LOC132175263 gene encoding light-harvesting complex-like protein 3 isotype 1, chloroplastic translates to MPISMALFSPPTHPPSLSPSISPKTHLTVKPHLSLRQPKTPFFLLSTTRASADNGAGTSASAATALEPEAGQKVAEPPQPVVEKDASSAGANGSAGAAEAVEVKVVSKFEDPRWVEGTWDLKQFEKDGKPDWDAVIDAEAKRRKWLEGKPESSSNDDPIVFDTSIIPWWAWTKRFHLPEAELLNGRAAMIGFFMAYLVDSLTGVGLVDQMGNFFCKTLLFVAVVGVLVIRKNEDIENLKKLLEETTFYDKQWQATWQDETPGGSKNQ, encoded by the exons ATGCCCATTTCCATGGCCTTGTTTTCTCCGCCAACCCACCCTCCATCCCTTTCTCCCTCTATATCTCCCAAAACCCATCTCACCGTCAAACCTCACCTCTCACTCAGACAGCCCAAGACGCCTTTCTTCCTCCTCTCCACCACCAGGGCCTCAGCAGACAATGGAGCTGGAACTTCAGCCTCAGCTGCAACCGCACTTGAACCGGAAGCAGGCCAGAAGGTAGCTGAACCTCCGCAGCCGGTAGTTGAGAAGGATGCAAGCTCTGCTGGGGCCAATGGGTCTGCAGGGGCAGCGGAAGCAGTAGAAGTTAAGGTGGTGAGTAAGTTTGAGGATCCCAGATGGGTCGAAGGGACTTGGGACTTGAAGCAGTTTGAGAAAGATGGAAAACCTGACTGGGATGCTGTTATTGATGCTG AGGCTAAGAGGAGAAAATGGCTTGAGGGTAAGCCTGAATCATCCAGTAATGATGACCCTATAGTGTTTGACACATCCATCATACCTTGGTGGGCATGGACGAAAAGGTTCCATCTACCTGAAGCTGAGCTACTTAATG GCCGTGCTGCAATGATAGGCTTTTTCATGGCTTATCTGGTTGATAGCTTGACTGGGGTAGGTCTGGTTGATCAAATGGGCAACTTCTTTTGCAAAACTCTGTTGTTTGTAGCCGTTGTTGGAGTTCTTGTGATCCGGAAGAATGAGGATATAGAGAACTTAAAGAAGCTGCTGGAAGAGACAACCTTTTATGACAAGCAATGGCAAGCAACCTGGCAGGATGAGACCCCTGGCGGTTCCAAGAATCAGTAA